A genome region from Ferrimicrobium sp. includes the following:
- a CDS encoding transposase — TGEIVGLDMGVTHTVATSKDKFLDMKLLTNRERQPKRRLQRKLARQTKGSNRRNATKLAIAKLSAKETDRRKDWIEWTTT; from the coding sequence CTACCGGCGAGATAGTCGGCCTGGACATGGGTGTCACTCATACGGTGGCTACGTCCAAGGACAAGTTTCTCGATATGAAACTACTCACCAACCGAGAGCGCCAACCTAAGAGGCGACTACAACGCAAACTAGCTAGACAGACCAAAGGCTCCAACCGTCGTAATGCCACAAAGCTAGCTATAGCCAAGTTATCAGCAAAGGAGACCGATCGACGCAAAGACTGGATCGAGTGGACCACGACCTGA